AGAAACTGTGCAGAAACAAACCCACACAACGGTGATTCCCCACTTACAATTACAATTTGAGACTTATCTGTTGACAGTTGTTAATCCATTcagtgtgtgccatgttaattttatatcactctagtttcttaatcaaaatgttgtgtgacaCAGTCAAaagccttacagaaatctaagtatattacatcaacattatTACCTCTATCCaccaaatttgtaatcttatAAAAAAAGATATTAAATTAGTttaacaggatctattttccataatctACGTTGATTGGCATTGATTACAATAGCctcatttaattctttattaatccagTCCCATATCAGTCACTCCATTGTCTTCCCCAGGATTGATCTCAGGCCAACAGGCCTACAACTACTGAAGTCCCatttagccttttaaaaaaaatctgcattactTTTTCTTCCAGAcctctggaatttccccagtgctccaagacttattgaaaattaaTCCGGCTCTTTAAAAActtttggatgcaagttatctggatctgCTGGTATAAACATATCTAACTTTAGTAGTGTctctttaacatcctccagagatactagagGAATGGAAAGAGCTGTAtaatcaccatatgatgagactatatcatcagctttttcccaaatacagaacagaaatatttattgcacacttctgctttttctacagaattattgataattctaccatttccatccagTAATGAACACTCATCACTGTCAGGATTGTTTTTGTCCCTGAGATAGTTTAAAAATCCTTCTTATTGTTCTGAACTCTGCTGGCCAGAGATTTCTTTTTGTGTCCATTTGCTTCCCTTATCccttttctacaattcctaacttctaatTAAAAACCTATTTTTTAATCCTtaccttctgtttccaagttcaGTATATTTTGAGCGGTAGAAGGAATAAGTGTTTAAAGAATAAATTCAGGGTGGCATAATCATGAGAGGTGGAAGAACTGTCTAATATATATGTCACTGGTCATGAGCCTTGGGGATCTGATTACAATTACTGGCTCAACCATGGATTTTCTGTCGCAACTGTCCTGCTGTAAATTGggatacttccctacctcagcaAACAACATCCCTTTGACCTAGATTAAGGAATATTGGGTTGGTAGCCAGGAGATGCCAAGTAGGTGCAAATAAATCTGTGAATTTCATAGCATATATTATTGTACGATGCCTCATAACTCCCTTAGAATCATTTGAGAATTCATGACTAAACTTATATTTTACTTTATATTCTTACTTTGGCTGGGTGCAGGGAATTAGCTAAAATATGCCTTCCCATGATCAGTAAGTAAAAAccagttcatttttttaaattttagttttCAGTATTGATGAATATTACACTATCAAATCTTTGCCCTTACTCGCATGTTTTAAGCTTACGCTACCAAAGACCTACCAAGAAATAAGCACTGCACAGATCCTGAGTATTAATAAGTGCATCAGCTCCGCTCATCACCTTTCAGTTAGGAATTCTTGTAAAGTCTGCACATTTACAGACAATTTTTCTCAGCGCCTCCTTCACCTTTTTGTTCCTCAGACTGTATATGAAGGGATTGGTCATAGGGGTCAGGATTGTATAGAAGACAGAGAACACCTTGTTGAGGTCTCTGAGCGTGTTGGTTTTGGGCAGCAGATACACAATCATTAGCGTCCCGTAGAACattgtcaccacaatgaggtgcgaggagcaggtggaaaatgtCTTCTGCCTGCCAGTGGTAGAAGGGATGGTCAGGATAGTGGAGATGATACAAACGTAGGACACCACTGTTAGTGCAAATGGAGGCAGAGTGAATAGACCAACCAGGATTGTAATGACAAGATCTATCAGGTAGGTGTCAGTACAGCAGAGATTGATTATTTGTGTGGATTCACAGAAGAAATGATCAATTTCATTGGGACCACAGAAATTTAATTGTAACATAAGGCATGTTATGATGGCAATAGCCAGACATCCATTTATCCATGACCCAGCTGCTAGCTGGCGGCAGAATCTGCCATTCATAAGCGTTGCATAGTGCAAAGGTTTGCATAttgctaaataccgatcataagacatcactgCTAGGAGGTAGCACTCGGTAGCTGCAAAGAAACTGGCAAAATAAAATTGCACAATACAGCCACTGACAGAAATGGTTCTGTctccagtcaggagactggccagtaccttgggcaggatggtggaggtgtagcaggtctccaagcaagACAAGTTCCCCAGAaagaagtacatgggagtgtgaaggtgctgatcagccacaactagcACAATGATGAGGATGTTCCCGGCCATGGTCACAATGTATATCATGAGAAACAGCAGGAAGACAAGGATCTGCAGTTGTGGGATATTCCTGAACCCTAGGAAGATGAACTGTGTGACAGCTGTTTCATTTCCCCATTCTCTATTTGCCATGGCACGTATCTAGGagggaaaaagaagagagaattaGCTTTTGAATTTGATCAGACAAAACATATTTAAATTTTACTCCATCCTATTGTGCCTTGCAGGTGGGGACACTGAAGCTGATGGTTCAATAACAGAGCTTGCATTTTGACTCAACTTGCAAAAAAACTATTGATAGGCTTTCCTCAGCAGGTTTAACAACCTGTTATCCTCTCTCAGTTCAGACAAGGGACTCATTATGATGGTCAAGGGTCTGAGTACTGGATGGCTATCTAGACTTACATACAGATTTGGTTTGTGTAGCCTCATATTTCATCTCCTGACATACTAAACCAGGACAAATTTTGTCCACGTGTGGGAGACCATTTCTGAGAAGTGTTTGACACAACAAGTCTGGGCATGGTGGTCAGATTAGGTGCGACTGTATCTAACTGGCCTTTCTGTTCTTCAGCTCTATGAATCTATCAGCTCTATGAATCATCTCTATGGTTATTTCACATTATGACCAAGttctaaaatacaaaaatatctgAGTGGACAACGTATTAGTATTATGAAAATACTAATAATGGCTAAAATCACTTTTCATTGTGTGAGTCGGAGAAGCTGAAAATGTGATTAAATTATTCACAGTCCACAGCTGAGAATCCACTCTCTAACATGAATATGTCACATATTCAGGCTGTGATTTTCATTGCATACTAAGCAAATTAGGTACCCAACAAGTTGGCCACCATAATCctagttgggaatttttcagtgaaatgtgttgttgaaaccaaaacttcCCATCAAAATGTATCAAATTCAACTTtcaacataaaaggttgttacaatgaggagggagaaaaaatgttcttcagctcagaggataggacaagaagcaatgggcttaaattgcagcaagggaggtttaggttagatattagaaaaaacttcctaactggcaGGGTGGTTAAGTACTAGAATAAaatgcccagggaggttgtggaatctccatcattggaaatttttaaaagcaggttcgATAAACAccggtcagggatggtctagctaatacttagtcctaccatgagCACAGAAgactggactatatgacctctcaagatgccttccagtcctatgattccttCAACAACCTTGATGGGGaaagagaaaggatttgaacttgggCCTTCTACTTTTCGGGTGAGGGCCTTAACCACAAGCTATAGAACCACTCTCCCTTGTGGTCCTGGGCCCAATGGCTTTTCATTCTCATTCGCAGCAGCACTTCCAAGTCATGTCTCATTTGACAataaagggaatttttttttgattAACTGAAAATGTTCATAATTTTTGATGCAGTTGCAcccaaaatgatttatttttggCCCTGTCAGTGAACcagaaaatgaattatttgcttaGCTCTAGTTTCAAGATCTCTCACTGTTAAAGGCTGATATTAATAATGCCTGGTGTTGCTATGTGACGATGGTATAGCTCAGGAGTGTTCTGTGCCTCAAACCATGCTCTCCTGCCCAAGAGACAGaccttgtcatggtacaattccccactctgaaccttagcgtccaaaagatggggtaccagcatgaattcctctaagctcaattaccagcttagaacttgtagcactaccaccaaccaggaattccagtgcctggtacactctggtcccccaaaaccttgcctggggacccccaagacccagaccttctggatcttaacacaaggaaagtaaaccctttccctcaccattgcctctcccaggcttcccctccctgggttaccctggaagatcactgtgtgattcaaactccttgaatcacaaaacagagaggaaaattc
Above is a genomic segment from Gopherus flavomarginatus isolate rGopFla2 chromosome 11, rGopFla2.mat.asm, whole genome shotgun sequence containing:
- the LOC127031773 gene encoding olfactory receptor 10A7-like; protein product: MANREWGNETAVTQFIFLGFRNIPQLQILVFLLFLMIYIVTMAGNILIIVLVVADQHLHTPMYFFLGNLSCLETCYTSTILPKVLASLLTGDRTISVSGCIVQFYFASFFAATECYLLAVMSYDRYLAICKPLHYATLMNGRFCRQLAAGSWINGCLAIAIITCLMLQLNFCGPNEIDHFFCESTQIINLCCTDTYLIDLVITILVGLFTLPPFALTVVSYVCIISTILTIPSTTGRQKTFSTCSSHLIVVTMFYGTLMIVYLLPKTNTLRDLNKVFSVFYTILTPMTNPFIYSLRNKKVKEALRKIVCKCADFTRIPN